The Mauremys reevesii isolate NIE-2019 linkage group 1, ASM1616193v1, whole genome shotgun sequence genome segment CAAATgcctctgcagggcctgctgCAGCCGCCTTTCCCCATGCCTGTGGGGGACgggcggggctggctggcagcgaggggcccgggccccattCTGGCCCActgaggtggggcaggaggatcCATTCCAAGCCCTAGTGCCTAGGAATTCGGGCAGGGTGGGACTCTCAGCAGGCCTGGGGGTGGTTCCTTGTTTCCTGAGGAGGGGGATAATGTGTggtggtttggggtgggggtcctgggccctTGGCCAAAGGGAAAACGGCCTGTGTCTGAATGctgtgcctgctgctgctcccaagcTTCCTGAAGCCAGGCTACTGGAACCCAGCTGGGTTACGGggaggctcccctccccccccgtgtgTGGGGGGGCTCTCAGCACAGGGTCAGCGCAGGGGAAGCCTGGTGTCAGGCTGCATCCACGGATGGTTTGTCTCTTGCCCTGCAGGGCctgtggctgcagctgtgtggtgctgggcctggcccctctgTCCCCCCACCCTGTGCACTGCCTGAGTGCTGCTGGGGGTCCCGGCCTCTAGTTCTGTGCAATAAAAAGGAGACGGCTTTGGAGACTTGTTCTTGttttccagtgtggggtgggggctgtaacACGGCGTTTAAACCCCATGGGACTTAGTGACTCGTAATGCAGAGAGCCGGCGGATTCCCTCGCAGCAGGGACTAGGGGTCCCTGGGGCTGGCGCGGAGCTGTGCTCCTGGTTGTAGGTGTAGTgtgacttggggggtggggggggagctcagtcaggccctgctctgtcccctgtGGGGCTCTGCACCCAGCCTGCTCTAGGCTCCTTATGCAGGAGTGGCCCCACCTCGCGGTGAGCCCCGGAGCCAGCGGTGAGCAGGGCCCATGGGTGCCGGCGGTGCCCGGTGCCCGCTGCCCTACCAGGCTGGGGAGCTGCCAGCAGCCCGGGACCTGCTGTTAGTGGGGTCTCTCCTGCCCCCTAGTGGATAAAGCTGCTGGCCAGAGTCTCACACACCTGCTCCGagcagcagggccaggtctgGGGGGCTTCCCCTTGCCCTGCTGCACCTCGCTTCTCTTCCCCCAGCCGGCTCAGCGCTGAAGCCAGGGGCGAGCGCTCCTGCCCCCCGTGTCCTTGCCttccctcccagctgctggggctgctcttGCCCTgcggtgaggggaggagggaactgCAGCGGGACAGCCAAGCAGCTCCCGGGCACTGCAAATGCTTGTGCCTTGCTCTGTCCTCAGTGCCCCTTGGCAGGCCTTTCCCAGGCCCTAGCCAGGGCAGAGGTCACCTGCCGGTTATTGTGACATCACAAACTCCGCTGGGCTGCAGGCTcccaggcaggctgcagctggggcctggcctggcccggccTGGGGTGCAGAGGAGCAATAGAAAGGCTGGGTGGCTGTAGCAGACAGAAGCAGCATGCTGTGCCTCTAACCAGCGGCTCCCGAGGGCTGCATGGCCGGCTGCAGGCGCTTCCAGgcgagcagtggctgcagcccGTTCCTGGCTGATGACCCGGCCTCGGGCGTGCACCTCGGCGTGGAGGGTGGGATACTCTGCCAGCTACTCCGCTCTCCGGATTACAACCTTTTCCCCAAGTCGGCAGTGTTTGAAAGTAATTTCATCCAGGTACTTGTGCCTGGCCCAGAGGGCCTCCTAGTGCTTTAACCCGCCTCTGCCTGGCCCTAGCAATGAATTAACGGCAAGTCGTGCCAGGCTCAGTCTCCCCATTCAGGGCTGGATAGTGTCCCTCGGTGGGGGCCAAACTCCTACGCTCCAGTGGATGTTTCCCCCCTGTTTGCTTTATGGTCCCAAAGTCTGGGGCAGAGCGAAGACCTGAACTCACAGGCCAGGCGTCCTGCTCCAGGGCCTTGTGCTTCTGTTGCCAGGCCTGGcagagtccctgggctgggtggcagagtccctgggctgggtggcaggacccCCCCTGGGCACAGCggctgtgtctctgcagcccagctctgacgAGGGTTGCAGCTGTCCCGGGTGCTGTCTGCACTGTGGGGTGAAGTCTGCTCCTAGGGGAGCCCTCTGCCCAGAGCTCAGGTGATGGGGAGACGAAAGGCCTTTTCTGGGAGCACCTGgcagtgctgccccctgctgttCCTGGCAAAACAGCTGTGCTTAGAAATCAAGCCAAGCCTGCAAGTGAGGGTGGATCCAGTCCCCTGATTACTCTGCCTCATGGCCCCGAACGTACATGAACAGGCAAGAAATGCTGCCgcttccctgctgcccattgcACCCTGATCACCTGCAAAAGCCTTGCAAGGATCAAACCACCCCACTGCGGGCTCGGCCGGGTCTCAGCCCCTGCGAGTCTCAGTGTGGAGACCATCCCGGCTGGTTTGATTAGCCGCTGACGTTGTGTTCAACACCGTATCGCGAAGCTGGGATCCTCCTCCACCCACTGTCCACCTGAAAGACCAGAGGAAAGGAGTATCCCCACCCCCTCGTGCTGCCCATGTGGGACCCAGCTCTCTGCCTCTGCCCTTCCCTACTGAGCCccctctcccagctgctgcccctgcccagggcccGTGAGGCCAAGGAACGGGGTGGGGTTTCCAGGCCCTGCCAGTTTGGCGGTGATAGGATGGGCCAAACCACAGCAGGAAGAGGCTGAAAAAGCACCTAATGGGGCAAGGGGTGGAGCCCCTGAACTGTGCCAGGCCAGTGCTGCGTCGGACTCTCCCCTGGGATGGAGAGGGGCTGGCCCAGTTTCCGGGGCAGTGGGTTCTCTGGGGGTGGGTCAGACACGGAATGTGACGTTGATGTGGGATTGATCTGTAGGAAGATCTGTCCATGCTCCAGCAGCCCTCTGTATCCATCTCTGCACCCCTGTACatagccagccccagccccatcctcTGGCTTGATCCTGCCCCAGATGTTCATGCTCTCCTCCCTCGCACGCGCTGGCTGGCCAGGGCAGTTCCAGCGCGCACGCTGACCTGGGGGTGATGGGTTCCCCTCTCCGGGGTGCAGCCACACATCTCCCCTTGGAACAGACCTAAAGTCCCTTACACGCTTAGCAGCCAATAAAAACACAAGTTAGAAGGATTAGATCATCAGAACCGATGGTCATTGGCTAATTAGTGAGCCTTGGGATGTGGTGAATTAACCCTTTCATGGGTATCACCTGTGTGCCAAGTTTGGTGCCGGGGAATGGACAGGTTGAGATCTTCAGGGTTGCAAGGTGGCAGCAGCCGTGGGGCGCGCCGCGTGCATGCATTAGCGTGCTGTCTTGTCCCTTCTAGCAGCCTAGATGAGGGGCCCCCTCAGAAACCCAATTAGTAACCAGTTTGGAGCTGGTTGAGGGGACCAGGCCCAGCATCCATTTGGTGGGAGGGGCACACAGCCCAGAGATGCCCAGCGATCCTTTGAGAATGGCCCTAGGAGCAGCGGCACTGTCAGATTGTGTAGCATCCCTTTCTAGTGGCTGGCCTAccagaggataacagcctactactgttGCTGTAGGGAGTGGAGCTACTCTTTGCACACAAGGGGCACAGGGCTTTGATGTGGTGCTGAAGGTACTGGGGTCAAACCccaggtgtggggaaggggataagGAACCAAAGCTGTATTAAAGCTCTGAGCCTCCACCCCCCAAGTCGTGCCCCTGGGAGAGAGGAGCTGAGCCTCCACCTTCCATGTCGGTAGGCCAAGGGGGGCGGTTACTGCCAGGGCTGCCAGTGGCTTCATGACGGGGATGATTTTTCACTGGGTGCTAGCCTCAGACCCAGGGGAGCAGCGAGCTCTCAGAGCCTGTGGAAGACCGGGAGGAAAGGCACCCTGGAGCTGGTGATTGGCTCCGTTATGGGGGCACGGGTCCTCCTCCGAGGCCAGTGGCTTGgcggggtatgtgtgtgtgtggggtcctGTAGTGTCTCAGTGAGGGTCCATTTCCGTCTCCTGCTGTTGACCCAGGGCCTTCTCGTTGCAGGTGACGAAGCAGGGGAACTGGGTGGATATCCACAACGCCCCCACACTGGTGACTCTGGGGGTGACGTCctcggagccctgcctgcccctccccaatgtGCTCCTGATCGCCAGGCTCGCAGTGCTGGGAGAAAGCCCCCCTGGGAGGGCGGACCAGCCCCAGGAGCCCTCCATGGCGCTTAGCAGGTGAGGAacagggtggtgggggggagcttAGCAGGGAGCTCTCAGGTGCTGGGATTTAGCTGTTAGACATCTGAGATGGAAAAGCCCGTTGGGTCCCACCGAATCCCGCTCCCCTGCCCTTGCCCCTCTCCCATGTGCAGCATGCCGACTGCAGTGCCCTGGCAGAGTGCATGGGTCTGGGGCACTGCCCGCAGCTCTGGCCATGGGGCCTGGTGGAGCCCACACTGTGTCTGTCACCTGTGTTCCCCTAGAGCAGGGGGCgtcagcctttcagaagtgctgggccgagtcttcatttattcactctgatttaaggtttcaggtgccagttgtacatgttaacatttttagaaggtctctttctataagtctataatatagaactaaacgattgttgtatgtaaagtaaataaggttttttaaatgtttaagaagcttcatttaaaattaaattaaaatgcagagccccccggaccagtggccaggacctttattaattaattgccaggacctgggcaatgcaagtgccactgaaaaccagctcgtgtgccgcctttggcacccgggccataggttgcctacccctgccctagacgCTCTGTGGCACCGGGccccagggccggcgcaacccattaggtgacataggcggtcgcctagggcgctaacatttggagGGCGgcgaccgcggtggccggatcttcggccaccccggttgTCGTCGtcattttgggggtgggaccttccgccgcctagggcaccaaaaaagcTCCTGCTGGCCCCACGTGGCCGGGGTGCCTGGGGGTGCTGCCGTTGTGCTGCTAAATCTGGGGGGCCCCAGCACCCCCTCGTCCTGCTCCTTCAGAGAGTGAGCCCAGACACCCCCAGGTGCTAAGTTGGGGTCACTGCCATGCTGACGGGGAGTTATGTGCCATTAACTAGCCCCTGTCTGGCCGCTCATGctgtgttccctccctcattaGCCGGTCCCTGTGCGGGGGCATGGGGCTCTGCAGCCGGTCCCTTTGGGGCCCCTCCCTCTGAGTTCTCAGTGAGGCGGGTGTGGCCCTCCTGCTGCCAGACCCCGTgcacaccccagagccagcgcagGGCCCCAGGCACCCTCCAGCCGCGCGCTCCTGTCCCTGGGGACTCGGGCATCCTGTGCTTTCCCTTGGCTCTAGGCTCCTCCCGCTGAGGTACGTCAGACTGTCGGTGCAGGACAGCAGCCGGCGCCTGCTGCGGGTGCAGGTGGTCACGGGGAAGGTTTATTACCTGCGGCTGCACCCGGCGCACCCTGACACCGTGTTCACGCTCTGGAGCCGGCTGGCGGACATCCTGCAGCGGGGGCTCTCCATCACCACCAAGGACCCCGCCATCCACGTCCCGCACAGCCTGGTGCTCAGCGTGGGCAGCTCCTCCACCAGCTCCCCTGCACAGGTACGTCGCCCGGGCGTGAGGCGAGCAGCGCCGGCCGGGACAGGctcgctggagccccaggccagcGACGGGGCCGACGGGGGCAGGTCATTCAGCTGCCCTGCCTGGAGGCTGAGCCTGACGGCACAGGGGGCATTGGGTTCATAACGCCACGACTGGGAGGGCAGCTCACCTGGGGCTCTGGGGCCAAGGAGAGGGACAGGAGGTCTCATGGCCCCTCTCTGTCCCCACATGCCAGGGGCCAGGAGGACCTTGGGGACCCTCTCTGTTCCCACATGCGGGGGCCTACCCTGGgggtcctctccatccccttGTTCTGTGGGACCTGTAGTGGATCTGGGGGTCGAGTCCGAGGTCGAAGCTGGAGTTGGAGCTGTCACGGagcccccgggcgctgctctggaactgctccccaccaagccaggcaggactttggggagcctcctctcccttggagcagactgtctccagggcaagaagctctcacggcttcacctcctgggtctctccttggagcattcagcatcctctgcccctccgtgcgcttcccccagcgagtccgcccaggcggggtcctgggggggccacagggtcctgcaccccccacttcgcagacagacgtgactctcagccagccagtaaaacagaggtttattcgatgacaggaacagggtctaaaacagagcttgtaggtacagagaacgagacccctcggccgggtccattcttgggcccagcgagccagacgcccacgtctgcacttcactcctcgtttccagccagccccaaactgaaaccccctccagcccctcctttctggcctttgtctttttcccgggccaggaggtcactttatttctttgtttacctttagcatccccttgcaggggggaagggccccggccatttgttgccaggagacagagtatTGGCATTTATGCacgctggagacttaagaaatgcataggggaaactgaggcactcacacagtattcaaaggaaacattaagaacagtcccacttcatcacaggagACATCCCAGTACATCTCCTCGGGGACCCCCAGGGACAGGTGAGCACTGAGCAGATTGCTCAGCTCTGCGGCTGCAGTGCTAATGTCTCTTGCTCCAAACCACACAGGCTGTGGCCTGGTGACACAGTGATGGTTGCCTTACAAACACACGTCAGGATAAGCGTTACCACGTGGTCTCTCCCTGCAGCTGGTGCCTGATTCGCAGCTGCCCTCGGGAGCCAGTCGCAGCGTGGTGGCAAGGATGGGCAAGCGATTGTCGGGGACACTCTCCCATCTCTCAGGAGCAGCCCTGGGGAAAACGGAGGAAGACAGCTCAGCCCAGAGAAGGTAAAGGGACTCCCATCAAATATCCCGAACTCCCCTCTCAGAACCTTCTCTCCAGCCAGCGAGTGAAGGAGCCGGTCGCGCCTGCCGAAAGCAACCCAGACTGAGCTGGGTGGGAGGAACCAAGGCTGGCAGTTCCATGTATAGGACGGCAGACTGGCTCCTGGGAAGAAAGGCCGAGGTGGTCCGACCGTGCTGCCTCTCCCCATTGCAGCCCAGGGGGGCAAGCTGGCACACACTAGAACCAATGTCATTTCCCTTTCCCGAGACTCTTCTCCTGGAATCTTACGGCTCGGAGCAAATCTCCTGCCAGGGAAGAGGAATCGGGTGCCCCAAGCTGGTCAGGAGGTAAGAagttcccccagttcagcccTTTCTCCCAGGAGTGGGGCAGGTTATGCAGAGATGAAGCTTGAACGCAGATTCACAAATCGCCCGTCACGAGGCAGCCTGCCAAGCACTGGTGCAGAGTGTGACTGACACAACCGCCCTTGAAATGGAGCGAAACCCTGGCAGCAGCCTTCGGCTGTGTTGAAAGCCAGTGGAGACCTGGAGGGTAAGAGGATGATAAGTGAGAACTAACATGAATTTGTTGAGAGCAAATCACGCCGAACCAACCTATTTTTCttctttggctgagttactgtcTTAGTGGATGGGTGGAGAGGAGCAGACATGacttatcttgattttagtaaaaagcgacaaagagtcccgtggcaccttatagactataaggtgccacaggactttgtcgctttttacagatccagactaacacggtgacccctctgatacttgattttagtaaagcctttgacacagtcccacatgacattctcataagccaACTAGAAGAAATGACTATAAGTGAGTggagaactggttgaaaaaacatACTTAAAGAGTAGAACCACCAGTtagctctcaaactggggggatgtctctagtgggggggggcagtcctggggccaggactattcaatattttcattaatgaatgGAGCAGAGAGCATGCCTATAAAATTTGTGGGTGACCCCAAGCTGGAGGGAGTGCAAGCACTTTGGGGGACAGGACTAGAATTCAAACTGACCTCCATAAAGTGGAGAAtcagtctgaaatcaacaagatgaactTCACTAATGACAagtgcacttaggaaggaaagatcaaatgcacacatacaaaatgcgGAATAGCTGAGTGAAGTTGGACACCATCTAGAAGAAGCATCTTCAAAAAATCAAACCCCTCAAATGGTATGAATCTATGTAGAATGAAAAGACGCATTTTCTAATGAAACACATCCTGCTCTCTCAAACGCTCACCCAGTGGTCTCTAAGGTGGTATGTTCGTCTACTCCAAATGCCTGCCAACTTCTCTGTGAGAACCAGCTTCAGCTTTGAGCC includes the following:
- the LOC120395741 gene encoding protein FAM71F1-like isoform X2 encodes the protein MTRPRACTSAWRVGYSASYSALRITTFSPSRQCLKVTKQGNWVDIHNAPTLVTLGVTSSEPCLPLPNVLLIARLAVLGESPPGRADQPQEPSMALSRLLPLRYVRLSVQDSSRRLLRVQVVTGKVYYLRLHPAHPDTVFTLWSRLADILQRGLSITTKDPAIHVPHSLVLSVGSSSTSSPAQLVPDSQLPSGASRSVVARMGKRLSGTLSHLSGAALGKTEEDSSAQRRLFSWNLTARSKSPAREEESGAPSWSGGKLAVCERCRRDRPSDTGEKASLRTALRWLDTKCHGLWERDTPAGLLPLSRLSSLVAAGRH
- the LOC120395741 gene encoding protein FAM71F2-like isoform X1; its protein translation is MAGCRRFQASSGCSPFLADDPASGVHLGVEGGILCQLLRSPDYNLFPKSAVFESNFIQVTKQGNWVDIHNAPTLVTLGVTSSEPCLPLPNVLLIARLAVLGESPPGRADQPQEPSMALSRLLPLRYVRLSVQDSSRRLLRVQVVTGKVYYLRLHPAHPDTVFTLWSRLADILQRGLSITTKDPAIHVPHSLVLSVGSSSTSSPAQLVPDSQLPSGASRSVVARMGKRLSGTLSHLSGAALGKTEEDSSAQRRLFSWNLTARSKSPAREEESGAPSWSGGKLAVCERCRRDRPSDTGEKASLRTALRWLDTKCHGLWERDTPAGLLPLSRLSSLVAAGRH